One part of the Xylocopa sonorina isolate GNS202 chromosome 10, iyXylSono1_principal, whole genome shotgun sequence genome encodes these proteins:
- the Bw gene encoding brown isoform X5: MESKESRTRRWHKEDAMMACMKMDRRLRVYTKRQRILALLEEFGLAKCVGTKLSTLSGGERKRVTLAVQLLTEPSILFCDEPTTGLDSYGAMTVARTLKDVATSGRIVVCSLHQPASGLLDIFHEILLLSGGRVAFQGSSAKATEFFNSLDLHCPPTFNSAEFYVSQLSIVRGKEAETYYKVKWICDQYKKSNYGQRVSKLIESSCATTSSADELPLIFSEVSSPPRSFKKARIVTQLQWLMWRTYIDFKRNAMSNLLRFFTYLSDLKFVGLLISSPYVNITGQTMNQSGIQNMQGLLYLVVVETVFTFNYSVFYTFPRELPLLLRDIASGLYGPAVYYVSKAIVLIPGAIIQPLMCSAFVFTITGLKGGLLGFVYFTLPIIACAISASALGLFMSASFKSVETASLFSVPVDFLGLMFCGIYMHLGHLAPGIAWMKYLSQFYYGLEAVSLTQWLLIDHINCSPDPEEPCISTGLGVLEKYGYLPNHYTMDIIGLLVIFLVSHLAAFLVIRHRSRKEPVY, translated from the exons ATGGAGTCGAAGGAGTCAAGGACAAGAAGATGGCACAAAGAGGACGCCATGATG GCTTGCATGAAAATGGACAGAAGGCTGAGAGTCTACACCAAACGACAACGCATACTGGCACTGCTGGAGGAGTTTGGGCTGGCGAAATGCGTCGGCACCAAACTGTCCACCCTTTCCGGTGGCGAGAGGAAACGCGTCACTCTGGCTGTTCAG CTGCTCACAGAGCCAAGCATTCTCTTTTGCGATGAGCCAACCACAGGGTTGGACAGTTACGGCGCCATGACGGTGGCGAGGACGCTAAAGGACGTCGCGACCAGCGGAAGAATAGTCGTTTGCTCGCTGCATCAGCCCGCTTCCGGTTTGCTGGACATCTTCCACGAGATCCTCTTGCTCTCTGGCGGTAGAGTCGCCTTCCAAGGCTCCTCCGCAAAGGCCACGGAATTTTTCAATAG CTTGGACCTCCATTGTCCGCCAACGTTTAACAGCGCCGAGTTCTACGTCTCTCAGCTGTCTATCGTTCGTGGCAAAGAGGCAGAGACCTATTACAAG GTGAAATGGATCTGCGACCAGTATAAAAAGTCGAATTACGGTCAGAGAGTGTCGAAACTGATCGAATCCTCTTGTGCCACGACGTCCAGCGCGGACGAGCTCCCGCTGATATTCTCAGAGGTCTCCTCACCCCCGAGGAGCTTTAAAAAGGCTAGAATCGTGACGCAACTCCAATGGCTTATGTGGCGAACGTACATCGACTTCAAAAGGAACGCCATGTCCAATCTTTTGCGATTCTTCACGTACCTG TCTGATTTAAAGTTCGTAGGGCTGCTGATATCGTCGCCGTACGTGAACATCACCGGACAAACGATGAATCAAAGCGGTATACAGAACATGCAGGGCCTCCTGTACCTGGTGGTCGTCGAGACCGTGTTCACGTTTAATTACTCCGTTTTCTACACGTTCCCGCGAGAACTACCCCTTCTGCTGCGCGACATCGCCAGCGGACTTTATGGTCCGGCGGTATATTACGTCAGCAAGGCTATCGTTTTG ATACCCGGGGCAATAATACAGCCATTGATGTGCTCGGCTTTCGTATTCACAATCACGGGACTGAAGGGTGGATTATTGGGATTCGTGTACTTTACGCTGCCAATAATAGCCTGCGCCATTTCAGCCTCCGCTCTCG GTCTCTTCATGTCAGCCTCGTTCAAATCGGTGGAGACCGCGTCTCTGTTTTCCGTGCCAGTGGACTTCCTTGGCCTGATGTTCTGCGGGATTTACATGCACCTCGG ACACCTGGCGCCAGGTATCGCGTGGATGAAATACTTGTCGCAGTTCTATTACGGCTTGGAGGCGGTCTCTTTGACGCAGTGGCTTCTGATCGATCACATAA ACTGTTCACCGGATCCGGAAGAGCCGTGCATTTCCACCGGCCTGGGAGTGCTCGAGAAATATGGCTACTTACCAAATCACTACACCATGGACATAATCGGTCTTCTGGTAATTTTCTTGGTCAGCCATTTGGCGGCTTTCCTGGTAATCAGGCACAGAAGTCGAAAGGAGCCTGTCTACTAG
- the Bw gene encoding brown isoform X4 produces the protein MESKESRTRRWHKEDAMMMKQSVQYPTLEASMAKDLCLTWRNICYTLEKKTNGGSLRAIFGLQRTEFVQLLNEGKATGDVLLNGKPIDTGQMIRISAFAPQTDLAVESLTVQEHMEFMACMKMDRRLRVYTKRQRILALLEEFGLAKCVGTKLSTLSGGERKRVTLAVQLLTEPSILFCDEPTTGLDSYGAMTVARTLKDVATSGRIVVCSLHQPASGLLDIFHEILLLSGGRVAFQGSSAKATEFFNSLDLHCPPTFNSAEFYVSQLSIVRGKEAETYYKVKWICDQYKKSNYGQRVSKLIESSCATTSSADELPLIFSEVSSPPRSFKKARIVTQLQWLMWRTYIDFKRNAMSNLLRFFTYLSDLKFVGLLISSPYVNITGQTMNQSGIQNMQGLLYLVVVETVFTFNYSVFYTFPRELPLLLRDIASGLYGPAVYYVSKAIVLIPGAIIQPLMCSAFVFTITGLKGGLLGFVYFTLPIIACAISASALGLFMSASFKSVETASLFSVPVDFLGLMFCGIYMHLGHLAPGIAWMKYLSQFYYGLEAVSLTQWLLIDHINCSPDPEEPCISTGLGVLEKYGYLPNHYTMDIIGLLVIFLVSHLAAFLVIRHRSRKEPVY, from the exons ATGGAGTCGAAGGAGTCAAGGACAAGAAGATGGCACAAAGAGGACGCCATGATG ATGAAACAGAGCGTGCAATATCCAACGCTAGAGGCGAGCATGGCAAAGGATTTATGTCTGACTTGGAGGAACATTTGCTACACGCTCGAGAAAAAAACCAATGGCGGTAGTCTTCGAGCGATTTTCGGTCTGCAACGCACGGAATTCGTTCAACTACTGAACGAAG GCAAAGCGACAGGTGACGTCCTGTTAAATGGGAAGCCTATCGATACCGGTCAGATGATAAGGATATCTGCGTTCGCTCCACAAACGGACCTGGCAGTCGAATCGTTAACAGTCCAAGAGCACATGGAGTTCATG GCTTGCATGAAAATGGACAGAAGGCTGAGAGTCTACACCAAACGACAACGCATACTGGCACTGCTGGAGGAGTTTGGGCTGGCGAAATGCGTCGGCACCAAACTGTCCACCCTTTCCGGTGGCGAGAGGAAACGCGTCACTCTGGCTGTTCAG CTGCTCACAGAGCCAAGCATTCTCTTTTGCGATGAGCCAACCACAGGGTTGGACAGTTACGGCGCCATGACGGTGGCGAGGACGCTAAAGGACGTCGCGACCAGCGGAAGAATAGTCGTTTGCTCGCTGCATCAGCCCGCTTCCGGTTTGCTGGACATCTTCCACGAGATCCTCTTGCTCTCTGGCGGTAGAGTCGCCTTCCAAGGCTCCTCCGCAAAGGCCACGGAATTTTTCAATAG CTTGGACCTCCATTGTCCGCCAACGTTTAACAGCGCCGAGTTCTACGTCTCTCAGCTGTCTATCGTTCGTGGCAAAGAGGCAGAGACCTATTACAAG GTGAAATGGATCTGCGACCAGTATAAAAAGTCGAATTACGGTCAGAGAGTGTCGAAACTGATCGAATCCTCTTGTGCCACGACGTCCAGCGCGGACGAGCTCCCGCTGATATTCTCAGAGGTCTCCTCACCCCCGAGGAGCTTTAAAAAGGCTAGAATCGTGACGCAACTCCAATGGCTTATGTGGCGAACGTACATCGACTTCAAAAGGAACGCCATGTCCAATCTTTTGCGATTCTTCACGTACCTG TCTGATTTAAAGTTCGTAGGGCTGCTGATATCGTCGCCGTACGTGAACATCACCGGACAAACGATGAATCAAAGCGGTATACAGAACATGCAGGGCCTCCTGTACCTGGTGGTCGTCGAGACCGTGTTCACGTTTAATTACTCCGTTTTCTACACGTTCCCGCGAGAACTACCCCTTCTGCTGCGCGACATCGCCAGCGGACTTTATGGTCCGGCGGTATATTACGTCAGCAAGGCTATCGTTTTG ATACCCGGGGCAATAATACAGCCATTGATGTGCTCGGCTTTCGTATTCACAATCACGGGACTGAAGGGTGGATTATTGGGATTCGTGTACTTTACGCTGCCAATAATAGCCTGCGCCATTTCAGCCTCCGCTCTCG GTCTCTTCATGTCAGCCTCGTTCAAATCGGTGGAGACCGCGTCTCTGTTTTCCGTGCCAGTGGACTTCCTTGGCCTGATGTTCTGCGGGATTTACATGCACCTCGG ACACCTGGCGCCAGGTATCGCGTGGATGAAATACTTGTCGCAGTTCTATTACGGCTTGGAGGCGGTCTCTTTGACGCAGTGGCTTCTGATCGATCACATAA ACTGTTCACCGGATCCGGAAGAGCCGTGCATTTCCACCGGCCTGGGAGTGCTCGAGAAATATGGCTACTTACCAAATCACTACACCATGGACATAATCGGTCTTCTGGTAATTTTCTTGGTCAGCCATTTGGCGGCTTTCCTGGTAATCAGGCACAGAAGTCGAAAGGAGCCTGTCTACTAG
- the Bw gene encoding brown isoform X2 → MESKESRTRRWHKEDAMMMKQSVQYPTLEASMAKDLCLTWRNICYTLEKKTNGGSLRAIFGLQRTEFVQLLNEVSGVVRSGMLMAIMGPSGAGKTTLLATISRRVKGKATGDVLLNGKPIDTGQMIRISAFAPQTDLAVESLTVQEHMEFMACMKMDRRLRVYTKRQRILALLEEFGLAKCVGTKLSTLSGGERKRVTLAVQLLTEPSILFCDEPTTGLDSYGAMTVARTLKDVATSGRIVVCSLHQPASGLLDIFHEILLLSGGRVAFQGSSAKATEFFNSLDLHCPPTFNSAEFYVSQLSIVRGKEAETYYKVKWICDQYKKSNYGQRVSKLIESSCATTSSADELPLIFSEVSSPPRSFKKARIVTQLQWLMWRTYIDFKRNAMSNLLRFFTYLFVGLLISSPYVNITGQTMNQSGIQNMQGLLYLVVVETVFTFNYSVFYTFPRELPLLLRDIASGLYGPAVYYVSKAIVLIPGAIIQPLMCSAFVFTITGLKGGLLGFVYFTLPIIACAISASALGLFMSASFKSVETASLFSVPVDFLGLMFCGIYMHLGHLAPGIAWMKYLSQFYYGLEAVSLTQWLLIDHINCSPDPEEPCISTGLGVLEKYGYLPNHYTMDIIGLLVIFLVSHLAAFLVIRHRSRKEPVY, encoded by the exons ATGGAGTCGAAGGAGTCAAGGACAAGAAGATGGCACAAAGAGGACGCCATGATG ATGAAACAGAGCGTGCAATATCCAACGCTAGAGGCGAGCATGGCAAAGGATTTATGTCTGACTTGGAGGAACATTTGCTACACGCTCGAGAAAAAAACCAATGGCGGTAGTCTTCGAGCGATTTTCGGTCTGCAACGCACGGAATTCGTTCAACTACTGAACGAAG TCAGTGGTGTAGTGCGTTCTGGAATGTTGATGGCAATTATGGGACCGAG CGGTGCCGGGAAAACTACGTTGCTGGCGACGATCAGCCGTCGTGTGAAAG GCAAAGCGACAGGTGACGTCCTGTTAAATGGGAAGCCTATCGATACCGGTCAGATGATAAGGATATCTGCGTTCGCTCCACAAACGGACCTGGCAGTCGAATCGTTAACAGTCCAAGAGCACATGGAGTTCATG GCTTGCATGAAAATGGACAGAAGGCTGAGAGTCTACACCAAACGACAACGCATACTGGCACTGCTGGAGGAGTTTGGGCTGGCGAAATGCGTCGGCACCAAACTGTCCACCCTTTCCGGTGGCGAGAGGAAACGCGTCACTCTGGCTGTTCAG CTGCTCACAGAGCCAAGCATTCTCTTTTGCGATGAGCCAACCACAGGGTTGGACAGTTACGGCGCCATGACGGTGGCGAGGACGCTAAAGGACGTCGCGACCAGCGGAAGAATAGTCGTTTGCTCGCTGCATCAGCCCGCTTCCGGTTTGCTGGACATCTTCCACGAGATCCTCTTGCTCTCTGGCGGTAGAGTCGCCTTCCAAGGCTCCTCCGCAAAGGCCACGGAATTTTTCAATAG CTTGGACCTCCATTGTCCGCCAACGTTTAACAGCGCCGAGTTCTACGTCTCTCAGCTGTCTATCGTTCGTGGCAAAGAGGCAGAGACCTATTACAAG GTGAAATGGATCTGCGACCAGTATAAAAAGTCGAATTACGGTCAGAGAGTGTCGAAACTGATCGAATCCTCTTGTGCCACGACGTCCAGCGCGGACGAGCTCCCGCTGATATTCTCAGAGGTCTCCTCACCCCCGAGGAGCTTTAAAAAGGCTAGAATCGTGACGCAACTCCAATGGCTTATGTGGCGAACGTACATCGACTTCAAAAGGAACGCCATGTCCAATCTTTTGCGATTCTTCACGTACCTG TTCGTAGGGCTGCTGATATCGTCGCCGTACGTGAACATCACCGGACAAACGATGAATCAAAGCGGTATACAGAACATGCAGGGCCTCCTGTACCTGGTGGTCGTCGAGACCGTGTTCACGTTTAATTACTCCGTTTTCTACACGTTCCCGCGAGAACTACCCCTTCTGCTGCGCGACATCGCCAGCGGACTTTATGGTCCGGCGGTATATTACGTCAGCAAGGCTATCGTTTTG ATACCCGGGGCAATAATACAGCCATTGATGTGCTCGGCTTTCGTATTCACAATCACGGGACTGAAGGGTGGATTATTGGGATTCGTGTACTTTACGCTGCCAATAATAGCCTGCGCCATTTCAGCCTCCGCTCTCG GTCTCTTCATGTCAGCCTCGTTCAAATCGGTGGAGACCGCGTCTCTGTTTTCCGTGCCAGTGGACTTCCTTGGCCTGATGTTCTGCGGGATTTACATGCACCTCGG ACACCTGGCGCCAGGTATCGCGTGGATGAAATACTTGTCGCAGTTCTATTACGGCTTGGAGGCGGTCTCTTTGACGCAGTGGCTTCTGATCGATCACATAA ACTGTTCACCGGATCCGGAAGAGCCGTGCATTTCCACCGGCCTGGGAGTGCTCGAGAAATATGGCTACTTACCAAATCACTACACCATGGACATAATCGGTCTTCTGGTAATTTTCTTGGTCAGCCATTTGGCGGCTTTCCTGGTAATCAGGCACAGAAGTCGAAAGGAGCCTGTCTACTAG
- the Bw gene encoding brown isoform X1 — MESKESRTRRWHKEDAMMMKQSVQYPTLEASMAKDLCLTWRNICYTLEKKTNGGSLRAIFGLQRTEFVQLLNEVSGVVRSGMLMAIMGPSGAGKTTLLATISRRVKGKATGDVLLNGKPIDTGQMIRISAFAPQTDLAVESLTVQEHMEFMACMKMDRRLRVYTKRQRILALLEEFGLAKCVGTKLSTLSGGERKRVTLAVQLLTEPSILFCDEPTTGLDSYGAMTVARTLKDVATSGRIVVCSLHQPASGLLDIFHEILLLSGGRVAFQGSSAKATEFFNSLDLHCPPTFNSAEFYVSQLSIVRGKEAETYYKVKWICDQYKKSNYGQRVSKLIESSCATTSSADELPLIFSEVSSPPRSFKKARIVTQLQWLMWRTYIDFKRNAMSNLLRFFTYLSDLKFVGLLISSPYVNITGQTMNQSGIQNMQGLLYLVVVETVFTFNYSVFYTFPRELPLLLRDIASGLYGPAVYYVSKAIVLIPGAIIQPLMCSAFVFTITGLKGGLLGFVYFTLPIIACAISASALGLFMSASFKSVETASLFSVPVDFLGLMFCGIYMHLGHLAPGIAWMKYLSQFYYGLEAVSLTQWLLIDHINCSPDPEEPCISTGLGVLEKYGYLPNHYTMDIIGLLVIFLVSHLAAFLVIRHRSRKEPVY, encoded by the exons ATGGAGTCGAAGGAGTCAAGGACAAGAAGATGGCACAAAGAGGACGCCATGATG ATGAAACAGAGCGTGCAATATCCAACGCTAGAGGCGAGCATGGCAAAGGATTTATGTCTGACTTGGAGGAACATTTGCTACACGCTCGAGAAAAAAACCAATGGCGGTAGTCTTCGAGCGATTTTCGGTCTGCAACGCACGGAATTCGTTCAACTACTGAACGAAG TCAGTGGTGTAGTGCGTTCTGGAATGTTGATGGCAATTATGGGACCGAG CGGTGCCGGGAAAACTACGTTGCTGGCGACGATCAGCCGTCGTGTGAAAG GCAAAGCGACAGGTGACGTCCTGTTAAATGGGAAGCCTATCGATACCGGTCAGATGATAAGGATATCTGCGTTCGCTCCACAAACGGACCTGGCAGTCGAATCGTTAACAGTCCAAGAGCACATGGAGTTCATG GCTTGCATGAAAATGGACAGAAGGCTGAGAGTCTACACCAAACGACAACGCATACTGGCACTGCTGGAGGAGTTTGGGCTGGCGAAATGCGTCGGCACCAAACTGTCCACCCTTTCCGGTGGCGAGAGGAAACGCGTCACTCTGGCTGTTCAG CTGCTCACAGAGCCAAGCATTCTCTTTTGCGATGAGCCAACCACAGGGTTGGACAGTTACGGCGCCATGACGGTGGCGAGGACGCTAAAGGACGTCGCGACCAGCGGAAGAATAGTCGTTTGCTCGCTGCATCAGCCCGCTTCCGGTTTGCTGGACATCTTCCACGAGATCCTCTTGCTCTCTGGCGGTAGAGTCGCCTTCCAAGGCTCCTCCGCAAAGGCCACGGAATTTTTCAATAG CTTGGACCTCCATTGTCCGCCAACGTTTAACAGCGCCGAGTTCTACGTCTCTCAGCTGTCTATCGTTCGTGGCAAAGAGGCAGAGACCTATTACAAG GTGAAATGGATCTGCGACCAGTATAAAAAGTCGAATTACGGTCAGAGAGTGTCGAAACTGATCGAATCCTCTTGTGCCACGACGTCCAGCGCGGACGAGCTCCCGCTGATATTCTCAGAGGTCTCCTCACCCCCGAGGAGCTTTAAAAAGGCTAGAATCGTGACGCAACTCCAATGGCTTATGTGGCGAACGTACATCGACTTCAAAAGGAACGCCATGTCCAATCTTTTGCGATTCTTCACGTACCTG TCTGATTTAAAGTTCGTAGGGCTGCTGATATCGTCGCCGTACGTGAACATCACCGGACAAACGATGAATCAAAGCGGTATACAGAACATGCAGGGCCTCCTGTACCTGGTGGTCGTCGAGACCGTGTTCACGTTTAATTACTCCGTTTTCTACACGTTCCCGCGAGAACTACCCCTTCTGCTGCGCGACATCGCCAGCGGACTTTATGGTCCGGCGGTATATTACGTCAGCAAGGCTATCGTTTTG ATACCCGGGGCAATAATACAGCCATTGATGTGCTCGGCTTTCGTATTCACAATCACGGGACTGAAGGGTGGATTATTGGGATTCGTGTACTTTACGCTGCCAATAATAGCCTGCGCCATTTCAGCCTCCGCTCTCG GTCTCTTCATGTCAGCCTCGTTCAAATCGGTGGAGACCGCGTCTCTGTTTTCCGTGCCAGTGGACTTCCTTGGCCTGATGTTCTGCGGGATTTACATGCACCTCGG ACACCTGGCGCCAGGTATCGCGTGGATGAAATACTTGTCGCAGTTCTATTACGGCTTGGAGGCGGTCTCTTTGACGCAGTGGCTTCTGATCGATCACATAA ACTGTTCACCGGATCCGGAAGAGCCGTGCATTTCCACCGGCCTGGGAGTGCTCGAGAAATATGGCTACTTACCAAATCACTACACCATGGACATAATCGGTCTTCTGGTAATTTTCTTGGTCAGCCATTTGGCGGCTTTCCTGGTAATCAGGCACAGAAGTCGAAAGGAGCCTGTCTACTAG
- the Bw gene encoding brown isoform X3, whose translation MIVDTARMKQSVQYPTLEASMAKDLCLTWRNICYTLEKKTNGGSLRAIFGLQRTEFVQLLNEVSGVVRSGMLMAIMGPSGAGKTTLLATISRRVKGKATGDVLLNGKPIDTGQMIRISAFAPQTDLAVESLTVQEHMEFMACMKMDRRLRVYTKRQRILALLEEFGLAKCVGTKLSTLSGGERKRVTLAVQLLTEPSILFCDEPTTGLDSYGAMTVARTLKDVATSGRIVVCSLHQPASGLLDIFHEILLLSGGRVAFQGSSAKATEFFNSLDLHCPPTFNSAEFYVSQLSIVRGKEAETYYKVKWICDQYKKSNYGQRVSKLIESSCATTSSADELPLIFSEVSSPPRSFKKARIVTQLQWLMWRTYIDFKRNAMSNLLRFFTYLSDLKFVGLLISSPYVNITGQTMNQSGIQNMQGLLYLVVVETVFTFNYSVFYTFPRELPLLLRDIASGLYGPAVYYVSKAIVLIPGAIIQPLMCSAFVFTITGLKGGLLGFVYFTLPIIACAISASALGLFMSASFKSVETASLFSVPVDFLGLMFCGIYMHLGHLAPGIAWMKYLSQFYYGLEAVSLTQWLLIDHINCSPDPEEPCISTGLGVLEKYGYLPNHYTMDIIGLLVIFLVSHLAAFLVIRHRSRKEPVY comes from the exons ATGATCGTCGATACTGCTAGA ATGAAACAGAGCGTGCAATATCCAACGCTAGAGGCGAGCATGGCAAAGGATTTATGTCTGACTTGGAGGAACATTTGCTACACGCTCGAGAAAAAAACCAATGGCGGTAGTCTTCGAGCGATTTTCGGTCTGCAACGCACGGAATTCGTTCAACTACTGAACGAAG TCAGTGGTGTAGTGCGTTCTGGAATGTTGATGGCAATTATGGGACCGAG CGGTGCCGGGAAAACTACGTTGCTGGCGACGATCAGCCGTCGTGTGAAAG GCAAAGCGACAGGTGACGTCCTGTTAAATGGGAAGCCTATCGATACCGGTCAGATGATAAGGATATCTGCGTTCGCTCCACAAACGGACCTGGCAGTCGAATCGTTAACAGTCCAAGAGCACATGGAGTTCATG GCTTGCATGAAAATGGACAGAAGGCTGAGAGTCTACACCAAACGACAACGCATACTGGCACTGCTGGAGGAGTTTGGGCTGGCGAAATGCGTCGGCACCAAACTGTCCACCCTTTCCGGTGGCGAGAGGAAACGCGTCACTCTGGCTGTTCAG CTGCTCACAGAGCCAAGCATTCTCTTTTGCGATGAGCCAACCACAGGGTTGGACAGTTACGGCGCCATGACGGTGGCGAGGACGCTAAAGGACGTCGCGACCAGCGGAAGAATAGTCGTTTGCTCGCTGCATCAGCCCGCTTCCGGTTTGCTGGACATCTTCCACGAGATCCTCTTGCTCTCTGGCGGTAGAGTCGCCTTCCAAGGCTCCTCCGCAAAGGCCACGGAATTTTTCAATAG CTTGGACCTCCATTGTCCGCCAACGTTTAACAGCGCCGAGTTCTACGTCTCTCAGCTGTCTATCGTTCGTGGCAAAGAGGCAGAGACCTATTACAAG GTGAAATGGATCTGCGACCAGTATAAAAAGTCGAATTACGGTCAGAGAGTGTCGAAACTGATCGAATCCTCTTGTGCCACGACGTCCAGCGCGGACGAGCTCCCGCTGATATTCTCAGAGGTCTCCTCACCCCCGAGGAGCTTTAAAAAGGCTAGAATCGTGACGCAACTCCAATGGCTTATGTGGCGAACGTACATCGACTTCAAAAGGAACGCCATGTCCAATCTTTTGCGATTCTTCACGTACCTG TCTGATTTAAAGTTCGTAGGGCTGCTGATATCGTCGCCGTACGTGAACATCACCGGACAAACGATGAATCAAAGCGGTATACAGAACATGCAGGGCCTCCTGTACCTGGTGGTCGTCGAGACCGTGTTCACGTTTAATTACTCCGTTTTCTACACGTTCCCGCGAGAACTACCCCTTCTGCTGCGCGACATCGCCAGCGGACTTTATGGTCCGGCGGTATATTACGTCAGCAAGGCTATCGTTTTG ATACCCGGGGCAATAATACAGCCATTGATGTGCTCGGCTTTCGTATTCACAATCACGGGACTGAAGGGTGGATTATTGGGATTCGTGTACTTTACGCTGCCAATAATAGCCTGCGCCATTTCAGCCTCCGCTCTCG GTCTCTTCATGTCAGCCTCGTTCAAATCGGTGGAGACCGCGTCTCTGTTTTCCGTGCCAGTGGACTTCCTTGGCCTGATGTTCTGCGGGATTTACATGCACCTCGG ACACCTGGCGCCAGGTATCGCGTGGATGAAATACTTGTCGCAGTTCTATTACGGCTTGGAGGCGGTCTCTTTGACGCAGTGGCTTCTGATCGATCACATAA ACTGTTCACCGGATCCGGAAGAGCCGTGCATTTCCACCGGCCTGGGAGTGCTCGAGAAATATGGCTACTTACCAAATCACTACACCATGGACATAATCGGTCTTCTGGTAATTTTCTTGGTCAGCCATTTGGCGGCTTTCCTGGTAATCAGGCACAGAAGTCGAAAGGAGCCTGTCTACTAG
- the LOC143428635 gene encoding uncharacterized protein LOC143428635, which translates to MSSSSATVLLKKRERTQNWVPEEKNALFSLIKAHVNAIENKKIDAAASAMKTLAWQQIYCAFRGRFSTDRDITRIREQWRRMKAQARMEMYTFAEKVKTLGPEEATKCRPSNLSIEVWRLMEKARKNDGDGDDRSDENGQESPESSSSLQTILDKLTTSAPEVTTVSEIKLEADSDEYNTEEEGSQGELFKKELDVSQRKRPRIFEDEPINLAEQRTNAINAASSNEEGVPLSSIRERNDKITSEQEESVQRAMWMFEVAQREHELKLRMLNIELERAELQKQTAINELKTSEIKRQLIESQAAEYYRLLCAYFVIECWEQNLEFDVRI; encoded by the exons ATGTCCTCGAGTTCGGCGACAGTCTTGCTGAAGAAACGCGAGAGGACGCAGAATTGGGTACCGGAAGAGAAGAACGCGCTGTTCTCGTTGATCAAGGCGCACGTGAACGCGATCGAGAACAAAAAGATCGACGCTGCGGCGTCCGCCATGAAAACCCTAGCCTGGCAGCAGATCTACTGCGCATTCCGCGGCAGATTCTCCACCGACAGGGATATCACTAGGATAAGGGAGCAATGGCGACGGATGAAGGCGCAGGCGAGAATGGAGATGTACACTTTCGCTGAGAAG GTGAAAACTCTGGGCCCGGAAGAGGCGACCAAGTGTCGTCCCTCGAACCTCTCCATCGAGGTGTGGAGATTAATGGAGAAGGCGCGGAAAAACGACGGTGACGGCGATGATCGTTCAGACGAGAACGGCCAAGAAAGTCCAGAGAGCTCGTCGAGCTTGCAGACGATCCTGGACAAGCTGACGACCTCCGCGCCGGAAGTGACCACTGTCAGCGAAATTAAACTCGAGGCGGACAGCGACGAGTACAACACAGAGGAAGAAGGGAGTCAAGGCGAACTTTTCAAGAAGGAACTGGACGTTTCGCAAAGAAAACGACCACGAATATTCGAGGATGAGCCGATAAATCTGGCTGAGCAACGAACCAACGCTATCAACGCGGCATCCAGCAATG AAGAGGGTGTACCGTTGTCCAGTATAAGGGAAAGGAACGATAAGATCACCAGCGAGCAGGAAGAGTCTGTTCAAAGGGCTATGTGGATGTTCGAAGTGGCTCAGAGGGAGCATGAGCTGAAGCTGAGGATGCTGAACATCGAGTTGGAACGGGCAGAGTTGCAGAAACAAACTGCGATCAACGAGCTAAAGACCTCGGAGATCAAGAGACAGCTGATTGAGAGCCAGGCTGCTGAGTATTACAGGTTGCTTTGTGCTTACTTTGTCATTGAATGTTGGGAACAGAACCTTGAATTTGATGTTCGAATATAG
- the LOC143428388 gene encoding uncharacterized protein LOC143428388 codes for MFSIGIVSTCCKHFEIFTSRTMQRALSLFSRNMATLSQVRMTGERGSGVGKGGGGGGSIREAGGAFGKMEAAHEDQYFYNLQKQQIQKLKRDLHDEIAFHEEQIKRHQEAINRHKQRISDMNKE; via the exons ATGTTTTCCATTGGGATCGTCAGTACTTGCTGTAAGCACTTTGAAATTTTCACGTCCAGAACAATGCAACGAGCTCTATCTCTGTTTTCGCGGAATATGGCTACGCTGAG CCAAGTAAGAATGACAGGCGAACGTGGCTCTGGAGTTGGTAAAGGAGGTGGTGGCGGTGGTAGCATTCGCGAGGCTGGCGGTGCTTTTGGAAAAATGGAAGCAGCCCACGAGGATCAATACTTTTATAACCTG CAAAAACAACAAATTCAGAAGCTCAAACGTGACCTTCACGATGAAATCGCTTTCCACGAGGAACAAATCAAACGCCATCAAGAAGCTATAAACCGCCACAAACAGAGAATTTCAGATATGAACAAGGAATAA